A region of Myxococcus stipitatus DSM 14675 DNA encodes the following proteins:
- a CDS encoding phage holin family protein, which translates to MHVGSEQTERGLAALVGRMAESFSRLVTQHLQLARLELTEDLKATGMNVALIVAFVPFILVGYAFACGALAAVLAPRVGWAGALGLVALLNLVAGGGGVAWALQRLKTRRMMDDTTDELSRSMAAFAAPAPVASGHTLPGGDGHLFKEPTNGR; encoded by the coding sequence ATGCACGTGGGGAGCGAACAGACGGAGCGTGGGCTCGCCGCGCTCGTCGGCCGCATGGCGGAGAGCTTCAGCCGGCTGGTGACGCAACACTTGCAGCTGGCTCGGCTGGAGCTGACGGAGGACCTGAAGGCCACCGGGATGAACGTGGCGCTGATTGTCGCCTTCGTTCCCTTCATCCTCGTGGGCTATGCGTTCGCGTGTGGCGCGCTCGCGGCGGTGCTGGCCCCGCGCGTGGGCTGGGCGGGGGCGCTGGGGCTGGTGGCGCTGCTGAACCTGGTGGCGGGTGGGGGCGGCGTGGCTTGGGCGCTGCAGCGACTGAAGACACGGCGGATGATGGATGACACGACGGACGAGCTGTCCCGTAGCATGGCGGCATTCGCCGCCCCGGCCCCAGTGGCCTCGGGCCATACTCTCCCGGGCGGAGACGGTCATCTCTTCAAGGAGCCCACGAATGGGCGCTAG
- a CDS encoding DUF3618 domain-containing protein, with protein sequence MGASNGSPKPVGPRTSAMLREDIERTRAELATSVSELREEVAFVADWREWVRRHPYTCVGAAFAVGYLLGSRR encoded by the coding sequence ATGGGCGCTAGCAACGGTTCTCCCAAGCCCGTGGGGCCGCGCACCAGCGCGATGCTGCGCGAGGACATCGAACGAACGCGAGCGGAGCTGGCCACCTCGGTGAGCGAGCTGCGTGAGGAAGTGGCTTTCGTCGCGGACTGGCGCGAGTGGGTGCGCCGCCATCCCTATACGTGTGTGGGTGCGGCGTTCGCGGTGGGCTACTTGCTGGGCTCCCGCCGCTGA
- a CDS encoding YtxH domain-containing protein, whose protein sequence is MNLNALKKMDKDDLLNLIGLETRRSATEDVLPVLGAFAAGLLVGAGLGLLFAPKTGNQLRDDLRNRLQGGQDYLANTLGRNEGAQSQGGPASRTS, encoded by the coding sequence ATGAACCTGAACGCCCTCAAGAAGATGGACAAGGACGACCTGCTCAACCTCATCGGCCTGGAGACCCGTCGCAGCGCGACGGAGGATGTGCTCCCGGTGCTGGGGGCCTTCGCCGCGGGCCTGCTCGTGGGCGCGGGCCTGGGGCTGCTCTTCGCGCCCAAGACGGGCAACCAGTTGCGGGATGACCTGCGCAACCGGCTGCAGGGCGGGCAGGACTACCTCGCGAACACGCTGGGGCGGAACGAGGGTGCCCAGTCGCAGGGTGGCCCGGCCTCCCGGACGTCTTGA